In the genome of Mycobacterium kansasii ATCC 12478, one region contains:
- a CDS encoding CaiB/BaiF CoA transferase family protein translates to MNPLEGIRILEVAMYGFVPSAGAVLAEWGADVVKVEHAVTGDPQRGLRQTGMLRVEGDPNPNIEHANRGKRSIGLDMSVPEGKDVLYELARRSDVFLTSFLPDARQKFGIDVDDIRAVNPSIIYARGSALGPRGDEATKGGYDMTAFWCRAGTAATITPMGYAGMINPPGPAYGDTISGTNLAGGIAAALLKRERTGEPSVVDVSLLGSGFWSLGHTVALTRHLGQRMQAPPPGVHGAPNNPLVGLYPTSDGRYISFVMMQPTKFWADVCRHIDRPELADDPRFATVETISANTADAVEILTKVIATRTLAEWSERFATLAGPWAPVQDTLQAADDAQIRANEYLVRAGQLELVANPVQFDVTAPHTGPAPGFAEQTDEILLELGLDWDRIIELKTAGAVT, encoded by the coding sequence ATGAACCCCCTCGAAGGCATCCGCATCCTGGAAGTCGCCATGTACGGGTTCGTCCCGTCGGCCGGCGCGGTGCTCGCCGAATGGGGAGCCGACGTCGTCAAAGTCGAGCATGCGGTGACCGGCGACCCGCAGCGCGGCCTGCGGCAGACCGGCATGCTGCGGGTGGAGGGCGACCCCAACCCCAACATCGAGCACGCCAACCGCGGCAAACGCAGTATCGGCCTGGACATGTCGGTGCCCGAGGGCAAAGACGTGCTCTACGAGCTGGCCCGCCGCTCCGACGTATTCCTGACCAGCTTCCTGCCCGACGCACGACAGAAGTTCGGCATCGACGTCGACGACATCCGGGCGGTGAACCCGTCGATCATCTACGCCCGCGGCAGCGCGCTCGGCCCGCGCGGCGACGAAGCGACCAAAGGCGGCTACGACATGACCGCCTTCTGGTGCCGGGCCGGAACCGCTGCCACCATCACTCCGATGGGTTATGCGGGGATGATCAATCCGCCCGGGCCCGCCTATGGCGACACCATCTCCGGCACCAACCTCGCCGGCGGCATCGCGGCGGCGTTGCTCAAGCGTGAGCGCACCGGGGAACCGTCCGTGGTCGACGTGTCGCTACTGGGCAGCGGATTCTGGTCGCTGGGCCACACCGTGGCCTTGACACGGCATTTGGGTCAGCGGATGCAAGCACCGCCGCCCGGTGTGCACGGCGCGCCCAACAACCCTCTGGTGGGGCTGTATCCGACGTCCGATGGCCGCTACATCTCGTTCGTGATGATGCAGCCCACCAAGTTCTGGGCCGACGTGTGCCGTCACATCGACCGGCCCGAATTGGCCGACGATCCGCGCTTCGCGACCGTCGAGACCATCTCCGCCAATACCGCGGATGCCGTCGAGATCTTGACCAAAGTGATCGCAACACGCACGCTTGCCGAATGGAGCGAACGCTTTGCGACGCTCGCGGGACCGTGGGCGCCGGTGCAGGACACCCTGCAAGCGGCCGACGACGCGCAGATCCGGGCGAACGAGTATCTGGTGCGCGCTGGCCAACTCGAGCTGGTCGCCAACCCGGTGCAATTCGACGTCACCGCGCCCCATACCGGGCCGGCACCCGGATTCGCCGAGCAGACCGACGAGATCTTGTTGGAACTCGGCCTGGACTGGGATCGCATCATCGAACTCAAAACGGCCGGCGCCGTCACCTGA
- a CDS encoding aldehyde dehydrogenase family protein — protein sequence MPTQQTAGTIAEAGTAASRAGTPASVDRRLLIDGRLVTTDTRFPSINPATGTVLGYAPDAGTAEARAAVAAARRAFDTTAWPTDVELRTRCLDQLHQALLDHAEELRELTIAEVGATRALTHGAQLDEPIGIVRYYADLLRGYQFSEDLGDKESRGMRHHRWVEKEAAGVVAAIIAYNYPNQLALAKLAPALAAGCTVVLKGAPDTPLVTLALGEVIANYTDIPPGVVNVLSSSDAAVGELLTTSPDVDVVTFTGSTAVGRRIMAAASGTVKRVFLELGGKSAVIMLDDADFAGAAMFAAFSMVTHAGQGCALTSRLLVPRQHHDEIVELIAQNFAKVRHGDPAEPKTYMGPLINERQRDKVDGMVQRAVAAGATLVTGGKRLDPGYFYAPTLLTNVDPDSEIAQEEVFGPVLVVIGFDDDDHAVRIANNSIYGLAGAVFSRDQDRALAVARRIRTGSFSINGGNYFGADSPFGGFKQSGVGREMGVAGLEEFLERKTFAVPVGPAQGARG from the coding sequence ATGCCGACGCAGCAGACGGCGGGAACCATCGCGGAGGCGGGAACAGCCGCCAGCCGAGCCGGCACCCCCGCATCGGTCGACCGGCGACTGTTGATCGACGGCCGGCTGGTCACCACCGATACGAGATTTCCCTCCATCAACCCCGCCACGGGCACAGTCCTGGGGTACGCACCCGATGCCGGGACGGCGGAAGCCCGGGCGGCGGTCGCGGCGGCCCGGCGTGCCTTCGACACCACCGCCTGGCCGACCGACGTCGAGTTGCGGACGCGCTGTCTCGACCAACTCCATCAGGCATTGCTCGACCACGCCGAGGAATTGCGGGAGCTCACGATCGCCGAAGTCGGCGCCACCCGCGCCCTGACCCACGGAGCGCAGCTCGACGAGCCGATCGGCATCGTGCGCTATTACGCCGACCTGCTGCGCGGCTATCAGTTCTCCGAAGACCTCGGCGACAAGGAATCGCGGGGGATGCGCCATCACCGCTGGGTGGAGAAGGAAGCCGCCGGGGTGGTCGCGGCGATCATCGCCTACAACTATCCCAACCAGCTCGCGTTGGCCAAGCTGGCCCCGGCCCTGGCCGCCGGCTGCACGGTGGTGCTCAAGGGCGCGCCGGACACCCCGCTGGTCACGCTGGCGCTCGGTGAGGTGATCGCCAACTACACCGATATCCCGCCCGGGGTCGTCAACGTGCTGAGTTCGTCCGATGCCGCCGTCGGAGAGCTGTTGACCACCAGTCCCGACGTCGACGTGGTCACCTTCACCGGGTCAACGGCGGTCGGCCGGCGGATCATGGCGGCGGCCAGTGGGACCGTCAAACGGGTGTTCCTGGAGTTGGGCGGCAAGTCCGCGGTGATCATGCTCGACGACGCCGACTTCGCCGGCGCGGCGATGTTCGCGGCGTTCAGCATGGTCACCCACGCCGGCCAGGGCTGCGCACTCACGTCGCGGCTATTAGTGCCCCGACAGCACCACGACGAGATCGTCGAACTCATCGCGCAGAACTTCGCCAAGGTGCGGCACGGCGACCCGGCCGAGCCGAAAACATACATGGGTCCGCTGATCAACGAACGCCAGCGGGACAAGGTCGACGGCATGGTGCAACGGGCCGTCGCGGCCGGGGCGACGCTGGTCACCGGCGGCAAGCGACTGGATCCCGGCTATTTCTATGCTCCTACCCTGCTCACCAACGTGGACCCGGACAGCGAGATAGCCCAGGAGGAGGTGTTCGGTCCGGTGCTCGTCGTGATCGGATTCGACGACGATGATCACGCCGTCCGGATCGCGAACAACTCGATCTACGGCTTGGCCGGTGCGGTCTTCAGTCGCGACCAGGATCGGGCGTTGGCGGTGGCCCGCCGGATCCGCACCGGATCGTTTTCCATCAACGGCGGCAACTACTTCGGCGCGGACAGCCCGTTCGGCGGCTTCAAGCAGTCCGGGGTCGGCCGCGAGATGGGGGTCGCCGGCCTGGAAGAGTTCTTGGAACGCAAGACTTTTGCCGTTCCGGTCGGACCCGCGCAGGGAGCCCGCGGATGA
- a CDS encoding SDR family NAD(P)-dependent oxidoreductase, with the protein MKTAVVTGGASGIGLAVAHRLRSDGIDVATVDLKPSDAELAYTADVTDRPQVDAALSAIRDRLGPVTILVNAAGLDGFKRFANITFEDWQRVIDVNLNGVFHTIQAVLPDMVEAGWGRIVNISSSSTHSGTPYMAHYVAAKSAVNGLTKTLALEYGPSGITVNAIPPGFIDTPMLRKAAEQGFLGDIEENIARTPVRRMGRPEDIAAACAFLVSEEAGYITGQILGVNGGRNT; encoded by the coding sequence ATGAAGACCGCCGTCGTCACCGGCGGCGCGTCGGGCATCGGGCTGGCGGTCGCCCATCGGCTGCGATCCGACGGTATCGATGTGGCCACCGTCGACCTCAAGCCCAGCGATGCCGAGCTCGCCTACACCGCCGACGTGACGGACCGCCCGCAGGTCGATGCCGCCCTATCGGCGATCCGCGACCGACTGGGACCGGTCACGATCTTGGTCAACGCTGCGGGCCTGGACGGGTTCAAGCGGTTCGCCAACATCACCTTCGAGGACTGGCAGCGGGTGATCGACGTCAACCTCAACGGCGTCTTCCACACCATTCAGGCGGTGCTGCCCGACATGGTCGAGGCCGGGTGGGGACGGATCGTCAACATATCGTCGTCGAGCACACATTCCGGCACCCCCTACATGGCGCACTACGTCGCGGCCAAATCCGCGGTCAACGGCCTCACGAAAACACTGGCGCTCGAGTACGGGCCCAGCGGCATCACCGTCAACGCCATACCGCCCGGGTTCATCGATACTCCGATGCTGCGCAAGGCCGCGGAGCAAGGGTTTCTCGGCGACATCGAAGAGAACATCGCCCGCACTCCGGTGCGGCGGATGGGTAGGCCCGAAGACATCGCCGCGGCCTGCGCCTTTCTGGTGTCCGAGGAAGCCGGCTACATCACGGGCCAGATTCTGGGCGTCAACGGCGGCCGGAACACCTGA
- a CDS encoding ferredoxin, protein MKVWVDPERCQGHTLCAMIAPDSFRLSDIDGTSSAVSEVVPADQQDRVREAAQSCPEQAIVITDG, encoded by the coding sequence GTGAAGGTCTGGGTTGACCCCGAACGCTGTCAGGGCCACACCCTGTGCGCCATGATCGCCCCGGACTCCTTCCGGCTCAGCGACATCGACGGCACCTCGTCGGCGGTCAGCGAAGTGGTACCGGCCGACCAGCAGGACCGGGTGCGTGAAGCCGCGCAATCGTGCCCGGAGCAGGCCATCGTCATCACCGACGGGTAA
- a CDS encoding cytochrome P450 yields the protein MHARCPMAWSDTYGGHWVAAGSHEVFELARCPAVSNDHDVSNERRGYKGISIPTASRINGVRGGILEMDDPEHRSYRNVLNPYLSPAAVKRWVPFVDDITRACLDERIEHGSIDFVDDLANVVPAVLTLALMGIPLQNWKMYSEPTHAAVYTPEHSPDIQRVTEMHRQMGLDLVNNMVEIRDNPRPGVVNALLEMRIDGKPAPELEILGNLGLLIGGGFDTTTALTAHALEWLSENPEQRELLSRQRETLLDSATEEFLRYFTPAPGDGRTFADDVELDGLHFKEGERLWISWAMANRDPAVFPDPDKVILDRKGNRHFSFGIGVHRCIGSNVARTVFKSMLTAVLDRMPDYRCDPAGTVHYETIGVIQGMRKLPATFTPGHKVGAGLDETLDKLQRICDEQELARPVTERKEAAVIW from the coding sequence ATGCACGCGCGGTGCCCGATGGCGTGGAGCGACACCTACGGCGGGCACTGGGTCGCCGCCGGCAGCCACGAAGTGTTCGAGCTCGCCCGCTGTCCCGCGGTGTCCAACGATCACGATGTCAGCAACGAACGCCGTGGCTACAAGGGCATTTCGATTCCGACGGCCAGCCGGATCAACGGCGTGCGCGGCGGCATCCTGGAGATGGACGACCCCGAGCACCGCAGCTACCGCAATGTGCTCAACCCGTATCTGTCGCCGGCCGCCGTCAAGCGCTGGGTGCCGTTCGTCGACGACATCACGCGCGCCTGCCTCGACGAGAGGATCGAGCACGGCAGCATCGACTTCGTCGACGATCTGGCTAACGTCGTGCCCGCGGTTCTGACCTTGGCGCTCATGGGTATTCCGCTGCAGAACTGGAAGATGTACAGCGAGCCGACCCACGCCGCGGTGTATACCCCGGAGCACTCGCCGGACATCCAGCGGGTTACCGAGATGCACCGGCAGATGGGGCTCGACCTGGTCAACAACATGGTCGAGATTCGCGACAATCCGCGACCCGGGGTGGTCAACGCCCTGCTCGAGATGCGCATCGACGGCAAGCCCGCGCCCGAGCTGGAAATACTGGGCAATCTCGGGCTGCTCATCGGTGGTGGCTTTGACACCACAACGGCCCTGACCGCCCACGCACTGGAATGGCTTTCGGAAAACCCCGAACAGCGCGAGCTGCTCAGCAGGCAACGCGAAACCCTGCTCGACTCGGCGACCGAGGAATTTCTGCGCTACTTCACCCCCGCTCCCGGGGATGGCCGGACTTTCGCCGACGACGTCGAACTGGACGGGCTGCATTTCAAAGAGGGCGAGCGGCTGTGGATTTCGTGGGCGATGGCCAACCGCGACCCCGCGGTGTTCCCCGACCCGGACAAGGTCATCCTTGATCGTAAAGGTAACCGGCACTTCAGCTTCGGGATCGGTGTGCACCGCTGCATCGGATCCAACGTGGCGCGCACCGTTTTCAAGTCCATGCTGACCGCGGTCCTCGACCGGATGCCGGACTACCGTTGCGACCCTGCGGGCACCGTCCACTACGAGACCATCGGGGTCATCCAGGGTATGCGCAAGCTACCGGCCACCTTCACACCCGGCCACAAGGTCGGCGCGGGCCTTGACGAAACCCTTGACAAGCTGCAACGCATTTGCGACGAGCAGGAACTCGCCAGGCCCGTCACCGAACGCAAAGAGGCTGCCGTCATTTGGTGA
- a CDS encoding acyl-CoA dehydrogenase family protein, with amino-acid sequence MQLTFDPDVEAFRAEFAAFLDENLPAASETGERPRSVSHMPAWARRWQRLLFDNGWLLPGQPPEFGGRNATVVQQFVHLEELCRRRIYHSFNPQGVNIVAASLLSFGTDEQKHRWAVPILRAEITASLGMSEPSAGSDLASLRTRAVLDGDRFVVNGQKVWTSGAHDADVLLTFVRTDPDAPKHKGISALLIPTDTAGVVRRPFPSICSADDLDFNEVFFTDVSVPAENLVGPLNQGWRVANGSLGHERTMMWLGFADRLDNLLADFRPATQLERDRYATMVMDKQALRLLGSVALARAARGEDDTAAISVLKLLGSEAELQACEHALSAAASDGLVHPALTGPYAPMNLDHYFASWFERYARSFSGTIAGGTSEIQRNIIAQRVLGLPRG; translated from the coding sequence GTGCAGCTGACTTTTGATCCCGACGTCGAGGCGTTCCGGGCGGAGTTCGCGGCCTTCCTCGACGAAAACCTGCCTGCGGCAAGCGAAACGGGCGAACGACCGCGGTCGGTCTCGCACATGCCGGCTTGGGCGCGCCGTTGGCAGCGGTTGCTGTTCGACAACGGCTGGCTGCTGCCGGGCCAGCCGCCGGAGTTCGGCGGGCGCAACGCTACGGTGGTGCAGCAGTTCGTGCACCTCGAGGAACTGTGCCGGCGACGGATCTATCACAGTTTCAACCCGCAGGGTGTGAATATCGTTGCCGCGTCTCTGTTGTCGTTCGGCACGGACGAGCAGAAGCACCGGTGGGCGGTGCCGATCCTGCGGGCCGAGATCACCGCTTCGCTGGGGATGAGTGAGCCCAGCGCCGGATCCGACCTGGCGTCGCTGCGCACCCGGGCGGTTCTGGACGGAGATCGCTTCGTCGTCAACGGCCAGAAGGTGTGGACCTCCGGCGCCCACGATGCCGACGTGTTGCTGACGTTCGTACGCACCGACCCGGATGCGCCAAAACACAAGGGCATCAGTGCATTACTCATCCCGACCGACACCGCGGGTGTGGTGCGCCGGCCGTTCCCGTCCATCTGCTCGGCCGACGACCTGGATTTCAACGAGGTGTTCTTCACCGATGTGTCGGTGCCGGCGGAAAACCTGGTGGGTCCGCTCAACCAGGGCTGGCGCGTTGCCAATGGCTCCCTCGGGCACGAGCGCACCATGATGTGGCTGGGTTTCGCCGATCGGCTGGACAATCTGCTGGCCGACTTTCGTCCCGCCACGCAACTCGAACGCGACCGCTACGCCACCATGGTGATGGACAAACAGGCCCTGCGCCTGTTGGGTTCGGTCGCGCTGGCCCGCGCCGCCCGCGGCGAGGACGACACCGCCGCCATCTCGGTGCTCAAGCTGCTGGGATCGGAGGCGGAGCTGCAGGCTTGTGAGCATGCCCTCTCGGCCGCGGCATCTGACGGACTCGTTCACCCGGCGCTGACCGGACCCTATGCGCCGATGAACCTCGATCACTACTTCGCGAGCTGGTTCGAGCGTTACGCCCGCAGCTTTTCCGGAACCATCGCCGGGGGCACGTCGGAAATACAGCGCAACATCATTGCCCAACGAGTGCTGGGCTTACCCCGGGGCTGA
- a CDS encoding acyl-CoA dehydrogenase family protein, protein MLLEFDADQRLWQDTVRDVVAKQCPPSLVRAVAEDGVDTGPLWKAYVDLGWTELNDPAGAVELAIVLEELGHATDPTPFLATMSQFAPLATAHFDPHQSGTAVYSGVTARRDADGWVLDGTARHVLDGDRADQLAVVTDAGVFIVAAHQVSARRESVFDPVLHVADLSFDRIRVPEGVRVTVDRERARHVALTGMAITMVGACQRILDLVLDHVRSRHQFGVPIGSFQAVQHKAADMHVAVQRARALAYFAALTIAADDPRRRLAAAMAKASAGECQSLVFRHGLQLHGAMGFTWENDLQFALKRAKAGELMLGGAAEHRAQIAQEYRAADF, encoded by the coding sequence ATGCTGTTGGAGTTCGATGCCGATCAGCGCTTGTGGCAGGACACCGTGCGCGATGTCGTGGCCAAGCAGTGCCCGCCGTCGCTGGTGCGCGCCGTGGCCGAAGACGGCGTCGACACCGGTCCGCTGTGGAAGGCGTATGTGGATCTCGGCTGGACGGAACTCAACGATCCGGCCGGCGCGGTGGAGCTGGCGATCGTGCTGGAGGAGTTGGGGCATGCCACCGACCCCACCCCGTTCCTGGCGACGATGAGCCAGTTCGCGCCGCTGGCCACGGCTCATTTCGATCCGCACCAGTCGGGTACCGCCGTGTACAGCGGGGTGACGGCGCGCCGGGACGCCGACGGATGGGTGCTCGACGGTACCGCACGCCACGTTCTCGACGGCGATCGCGCCGACCAATTGGCGGTGGTCACCGACGCCGGGGTGTTTATCGTGGCCGCCCATCAGGTCTCGGCCCGTCGCGAATCCGTGTTCGACCCGGTGCTGCATGTCGCCGACCTGTCCTTCGATCGGATTCGGGTGCCCGAGGGTGTCCGGGTAACCGTCGACCGGGAACGTGCGCGCCACGTTGCGTTGACCGGCATGGCCATCACGATGGTCGGCGCGTGTCAGCGCATCCTGGATCTCGTGCTCGACCATGTCCGCAGCCGGCATCAGTTCGGGGTTCCGATCGGGTCGTTCCAGGCCGTGCAGCACAAGGCGGCCGACATGCACGTCGCGGTGCAACGGGCCCGGGCGCTGGCCTACTTCGCCGCGCTGACCATCGCCGCCGACGACCCGCGGCGGCGGCTGGCCGCCGCCATGGCCAAGGCCAGCGCCGGGGAGTGCCAGTCGCTGGTGTTCCGGCACGGCTTACAGCTGCACGGCGCAATGGGATTCACCTGGGAGAACGACCTGCAATTCGCGCTCAAGCGGGCCAAGGCCGGCGAGCTCATGCTCGGCGGTGCGGCGGAGCATCGGGCTCAGATCGCGCAGGAGTATCGTGCAGCTGACTTTTGA
- a CDS encoding nuclear transport factor 2 family protein has protein sequence MSDTATTLWEMEAIKQLKARYCRYLDTKRWDDWRRLFTDDFVSDTSQSGGRVIRGADEFVSYVRHALGKPSQPTVHQVHAPEITLTSPTTATGIWALEDVVRLGPGVNLNGRGHYHETYEKLDGSWLIKSSTLTRLREDIFNPIFSVRISPRLRDTAALLARRLGR, from the coding sequence ATGTCCGACACCGCCACGACACTGTGGGAGATGGAGGCGATCAAGCAACTCAAGGCCCGATACTGCCGATACCTGGACACCAAGCGCTGGGATGACTGGCGGCGGCTGTTCACCGACGACTTCGTCAGCGACACCTCGCAGTCGGGCGGGAGGGTGATCCGGGGCGCCGACGAGTTCGTGTCCTACGTGCGCCACGCCCTGGGCAAGCCGTCGCAACCCACGGTGCATCAGGTGCACGCCCCCGAAATCACGCTGACGTCGCCGACGACCGCGACCGGGATCTGGGCGCTCGAGGACGTGGTGCGGTTGGGCCCGGGCGTCAATCTCAACGGGCGCGGTCACTACCACGAAACCTACGAGAAGCTCGACGGCAGTTGGCTGATCAAGTCCTCGACGCTGACCCGGCTGCGTGAGGATATCTTCAATCCCATTTTCTCCGTGCGTATTTCGCCTCGGCTGCGGGACACGGCGGCCTTGCTGGCGCGGCGGCTCGGCCGGTGA
- a CDS encoding NAD-dependent epimerase/dehydratase family protein — protein MNRQTVLVTGAYGQIGKRCTEILLRRGHTVVAVDVRNDRTAAAAAALAGHFPTLVPEFTDLTDAGAVAAGVARHRPTAIVHLAAIVSPPSYRDPRLARKVNVEGTRNLLRAAQSRSDPPLFVFASSAAVYGSRNPHRQPERITAATPVNPIDQYGQDKVLAEAALTQSGLPYAILRLGGVISPDGSANLDADYLLLVRATPTDNRMHAVDARDAALAFANAVDRREAVDGKVLVIAGNDTYVHLMSDLQDDVMAAVGIGRLGPTAGLPGNPEDDRGWCFTGWFDTSGSQALLGYQEHDWSDTLAWIAAEMGRRRTVLKALGPVIRPAIRALLDVQRRLEHRGPYADPWALIGTKYGRDALAPTTF, from the coding sequence GTGAACCGCCAGACCGTTCTCGTCACCGGCGCGTATGGCCAGATCGGCAAGCGCTGCACGGAAATCCTGCTGCGCCGCGGCCACACCGTGGTCGCCGTGGATGTGCGCAACGACCGGACAGCGGCTGCCGCGGCGGCACTGGCCGGCCACTTCCCAACGCTGGTACCGGAATTCACTGACCTCACCGATGCCGGTGCGGTCGCCGCCGGGGTGGCCCGCCACCGGCCAACCGCGATCGTGCATCTGGCGGCAATCGTGTCCCCGCCCTCCTACCGCGATCCCCGGCTGGCCCGCAAGGTCAATGTCGAGGGCACCCGAAACCTGCTGAGGGCAGCGCAGTCCCGCAGCGACCCGCCGCTGTTCGTGTTCGCCTCCAGTGCCGCTGTGTACGGATCCCGCAACCCGCACCGGCAACCCGAGCGCATCACTGCCGCCACCCCGGTCAACCCGATCGACCAGTACGGCCAGGACAAGGTCCTCGCCGAGGCCGCCCTCACACAAAGCGGCCTGCCCTACGCCATATTGCGGCTGGGCGGAGTCATCTCTCCGGACGGCTCGGCCAATCTCGACGCCGACTACCTACTGCTGGTACGAGCCACCCCGACGGACAACCGCATGCACGCCGTGGATGCCCGTGATGCCGCGCTGGCCTTCGCCAACGCCGTGGACCGCCGCGAAGCCGTCGACGGCAAGGTGCTGGTGATTGCCGGCAACGACACCTATGTGCACCTGATGAGCGACCTGCAGGACGACGTCATGGCGGCGGTCGGCATCGGCCGACTCGGACCGACGGCCGGCTTGCCCGGCAATCCCGAGGACGACCGCGGGTGGTGTTTCACCGGGTGGTTCGACACCAGCGGATCCCAGGCCCTGCTCGGCTATCAGGAACACGACTGGTCCGACACGCTGGCGTGGATTGCCGCTGAGATGGGACGACGCCGCACCGTGTTGAAAGCGCTTGGCCCCGTGATCCGTCCGGCGATCCGCGCGCTTCTGGACGTGCAACGGCGACTCGAGCACCGAGGTCCGTACGCCGACCCGTGGGCGCTGATCGGCACGAAATACGGCCGTGACGCGCTGGCACCCACCACCTTCTGA
- a CDS encoding NAD-dependent epimerase/dehydratase family protein: protein MAGTTKLVIGASGFLGSHVTRQLVAAGQDVRVMVRRTSVTKGIDDLLQTRKVERCYGDIFDDAALREAMAGCDVVYYCVVDARMWLRDPTPLFRTNVEGLRHVLDAALDAQLRKFVFTSSTGTLAINDQRPVTEDDPHNWNDGGAYIESRVAGENLVMQYVREKGLPAVAMCISTTYGPGDWAPTPHGSLIARVATGRFPFYLGFSAEVVGIEDAARAMLLAADRGRVGERYIISDRYLSTREIHEIAARAVGIRPPRIPIPMPVMRAAARLNDLAARLLRRDLLFAYVGARMAELMSPLDHSKAERELGWTPEPVEDSIRKAARFFVAHSAD from the coding sequence ATGGCCGGAACCACCAAACTAGTCATCGGGGCCAGCGGTTTCCTAGGCTCACACGTCACCCGCCAACTCGTCGCTGCAGGGCAGGACGTGCGGGTCATGGTGCGGCGCACCAGTGTCACCAAGGGCATCGACGACCTGTTGCAGACCCGGAAAGTCGAACGCTGTTACGGCGACATCTTCGACGACGCCGCGCTGCGGGAAGCCATGGCCGGCTGCGACGTCGTCTACTACTGCGTCGTGGACGCCCGGATGTGGCTGCGCGACCCCACTCCGCTGTTCCGCACCAATGTCGAAGGCCTGCGGCATGTGCTCGACGCGGCCCTCGACGCACAGTTGCGCAAGTTTGTATTCACCAGCAGCACCGGCACATTGGCAATCAACGACCAGCGGCCCGTCACCGAGGACGATCCGCACAACTGGAACGACGGCGGCGCCTACATCGAATCCCGGGTGGCCGGGGAGAACCTGGTCATGCAGTACGTGCGCGAGAAGGGGTTGCCGGCGGTCGCGATGTGTATCTCGACCACTTACGGGCCCGGCGACTGGGCCCCGACCCCTCATGGTTCGCTCATCGCGCGCGTCGCCACCGGGCGGTTCCCGTTTTATCTCGGCTTCTCCGCCGAGGTGGTCGGTATCGAAGACGCCGCCCGCGCCATGCTTCTGGCGGCCGACCGGGGCCGCGTCGGCGAGCGCTACATCATTTCCGATCGTTACCTGAGCACCCGGGAAATCCACGAAATCGCGGCCCGCGCGGTGGGCATACGCCCCCCGCGCATTCCGATCCCGATGCCCGTCATGCGTGCCGCGGCGCGCCTCAACGATCTGGCCGCCCGCCTGCTGCGTCGCGACCTGCTCTTCGCCTACGTCGGCGCGCGCATGGCGGAACTGATGTCGCCGCTGGATCACAGCAAAGCCGAACGCGAACTGGGCTGGACACCGGAACCGGTGGAAGATTCCATCCGCAAGGCCGCCCGGTTTTTCGTCGCGCACTCAGCCGATTAG